A region of Gemmatimonadaceae bacterium DNA encodes the following proteins:
- a CDS encoding ABC transporter substrate-binding protein: MFYALAAGKIDTGDLRYEHELQDIESLNQRALRGELEVTAVSIHAYAYLADRYALLPHGASMGDRYGPRLVARVPMSPQSIKGARIAIPGPMTSAYLALRLFEPNFIAVPTPFDQIEDEVVSGTVDLGLLIHEGQLTYQERGLHLIADLGAWWHQETGLPLPLGGNVVRKDLGTDLIRTLSRHLRDSIAYSLKHRAAALDHAMSYARGLERQMADTFVGMYVNERTLDYGADGKAAVRLFLQKGFEQGVIPHTVDVEFVEE, translated from the coding sequence ATGTTCTACGCGCTCGCTGCCGGAAAGATCGACACCGGCGACCTGCGCTACGAACACGAGCTGCAGGACATCGAATCGCTGAATCAGCGCGCCCTGCGGGGCGAACTCGAGGTCACCGCCGTCTCGATCCACGCCTACGCGTACCTCGCCGATCGTTACGCCCTGCTCCCCCACGGAGCCTCCATGGGTGACCGCTATGGCCCGCGCCTGGTCGCGCGAGTGCCGATGAGCCCGCAGTCCATCAAGGGCGCACGCATTGCCATTCCGGGGCCGATGACCAGCGCCTACCTCGCGCTCCGGCTGTTCGAGCCGAACTTCATCGCCGTCCCCACGCCCTTCGATCAGATCGAAGACGAGGTCGTATCAGGTACGGTCGACCTCGGGCTGTTGATCCACGAGGGCCAGCTCACGTACCAAGAGCGCGGACTGCACCTCATCGCCGACCTCGGTGCCTGGTGGCACCAGGAGACCGGGCTCCCGCTTCCCTTGGGTGGCAACGTGGTTCGCAAGGACCTGGGCACCGATCTCATCAGGACACTTTCGAGGCACTTGAGGGACAGTATTGCGTACTCGCTTAAGCACAGAGCGGCCGCGCTGGACCATGCCATGTCGTACGCTCGCGGACTCGAGCGGCAGATGGCCGACACGTTTGTCGGCATGTACGTCAACGAGCGCACGCTCGACTACGGCGCCGACGGAAAAGCTGCCGTTCGGCTCTTTCTCCAGAAAGGCTTTGAGCAGGGCGTCATTCCCCACACGGTCGACGTTGAGTTCGTCGAGGAGTGA
- a CDS encoding zinc ribbon domain-containing protein, whose product MSTSSSPNTIPCPACGTPSGGKFCGECGAALLGVTCGSCSALLTPGARFCHRCGTAAGTPGAAPGAASSLGSPGDSARRSILPWVMAGAALLALIIMVAAQQGASTPPTSSEATPLGAPPPGAAGGRAPDISSMSPRERADRLFDRVMNLSAQGKADSAGFFASMAMGAYEALAPLDNDLRYDYGRMAEMAGELAVAQAQADTLLRENPDHLLGLILAARVAQARNDSTTAGRLLARVAKAEQTEMAKSLEEYVRHKNDIDAAAALTRR is encoded by the coding sequence ATGTCCACCTCGTCGTCACCCAACACGATCCCCTGCCCGGCCTGTGGCACACCGTCTGGCGGCAAGTTCTGCGGAGAGTGCGGTGCCGCGCTCCTCGGAGTCACCTGCGGGTCGTGCAGCGCGCTCCTCACGCCGGGCGCCCGCTTCTGTCACCGCTGTGGTACCGCCGCGGGGACGCCCGGTGCGGCGCCCGGAGCCGCATCGAGTCTGGGGTCCCCAGGCGATAGCGCCCGGCGATCGATTCTCCCGTGGGTGATGGCGGGCGCGGCGCTCCTCGCGCTCATCATCATGGTGGCCGCACAGCAGGGGGCCTCTACCCCACCCACCTCGTCCGAGGCAACACCGCTCGGCGCACCGCCGCCCGGCGCGGCTGGCGGGCGCGCGCCCGATATCTCATCGATGTCCCCACGTGAGCGAGCCGACCGCCTCTTCGATCGCGTCATGAACCTGTCGGCTCAGGGCAAGGCGGACTCGGCGGGCTTCTTTGCGTCCATGGCCATGGGAGCGTACGAGGCGCTCGCACCCCTCGACAACGACCTTCGCTACGACTACGGCCGCATGGCCGAGATGGCCGGCGAACTCGCTGTCGCTCAGGCGCAGGCCGATACCTTGTTGCGCGAAAACCCGGACCACCTGCTTGGCCTCATCCTCGCCGCGCGCGTGGCCCAGGCGCGCAACGACTCCACGACCGCAGGCCGACTGCTTGCTCGTGTCGCCAAGGCCGAGCAAACGGAAATGGCCAAGAGTCTGGAGGAGTACGTTCGCCACAAGAACGACATCGACGCGGCGGCAGCACTCACCCGACGCTGA
- the glnA gene encoding type I glutamate--ammonia ligase, with the protein MPNTFSGASAKDVLEYAAAHNVRFLRLQFTDILGVNKNVELPRSQFGKALAGDILFDGSSIEGFVRIEESDMLLVPDISTFRVFPWGDPESRVARVICDVHRPDGTPFDGDPRQVLKRQIARAAEMGFVMNAGMEAEFFVFRTAQQGESATVTHDVGSYFDLAPADLGEDARRAIVSALEQMGFEVEAAHHEVAHGQHEIDFRYADALTTADNIATFRFVVKYVANQFGLVASFMPKPIFGQNGSGMHTHQSLFRDGRNAFWDAKAEWELSRVALHYIGGILRHARGFCAVTNPLVNSYKRLVPGFEAPVNVAWSMRNRSPLVRVPNRRGPGTRVEVRMPDPSANPYLALAVMLAAGLDGVATDADYREPVDTNIFEMSFREKRRLRIDDLPHDLHEACDELEKDDVIMAALGDHVAKHFLDAKRQEWREYITQVHQWELDNYLLKY; encoded by the coding sequence ATGCCGAACACCTTCTCGGGCGCCTCCGCCAAAGACGTACTCGAGTACGCCGCCGCGCACAACGTGCGGTTCCTGCGACTGCAGTTCACGGACATCCTGGGCGTGAACAAGAATGTGGAGCTGCCGCGGTCGCAGTTCGGCAAGGCGCTCGCGGGCGACATCCTGTTCGACGGCTCATCGATCGAGGGGTTCGTCCGGATCGAGGAGTCGGACATGCTGCTCGTGCCCGACATTTCGACCTTTCGGGTGTTCCCGTGGGGAGATCCCGAGAGCCGCGTGGCGCGCGTCATCTGTGATGTGCACCGTCCCGACGGCACGCCCTTCGACGGCGATCCCCGGCAAGTGCTCAAGCGGCAGATCGCGCGCGCCGCCGAGATGGGCTTTGTGATGAACGCGGGGATGGAGGCGGAGTTCTTCGTCTTTCGGACGGCGCAGCAGGGAGAGTCGGCCACGGTGACGCACGACGTGGGTTCGTACTTCGACCTCGCGCCGGCGGACCTGGGCGAAGATGCGCGCCGCGCCATCGTGTCGGCCCTCGAACAGATGGGGTTCGAGGTCGAGGCGGCGCATCACGAAGTCGCACACGGGCAGCACGAGATCGACTTTCGCTACGCCGACGCGCTCACGACGGCGGACAACATCGCGACGTTCCGTTTCGTGGTGAAGTACGTGGCCAACCAGTTCGGCCTCGTGGCGTCGTTCATGCCCAAGCCGATCTTCGGGCAGAACGGCAGCGGGATGCATACACACCAGTCGTTGTTTCGTGATGGTCGCAACGCGTTCTGGGATGCGAAGGCGGAGTGGGAGCTGAGCCGCGTCGCTCTGCACTACATCGGGGGGATCCTGCGTCATGCGCGGGGTTTCTGCGCGGTCACCAACCCGCTGGTGAACTCGTACAAGCGGCTGGTGCCGGGCTTCGAGGCGCCGGTGAACGTAGCGTGGTCGATGCGCAACCGGTCACCGCTGGTGCGCGTGCCAAATCGTCGCGGGCCGGGCACGCGCGTCGAGGTCCGCATGCCGGATCCGTCGGCGAACCCCTACCTCGCGCTGGCGGTGATGCTGGCGGCGGGGCTCGATGGTGTGGCGACGGACGCCGATTACCGCGAGCCGGTGGACACGAACATCTTCGAGATGTCGTTCCGGGAAAAGCGCCGGTTGCGCATCGACGACCTGCCGCACGACCTGCACGAGGCGTGCGATGAGCTGGAGAAGGACGACGTCATCATGGCCGCGCTTGGCGACCATGTGGCCAAGCACTTCCTCGATGCCAAGCGGCAGGAATGGCGGGAATACATCACGCAGGTCCACCAGTGGGAGCTGGACAACTATCTGCTGAAGTACTGA
- a CDS encoding L,D-transpeptidase family protein — MIVAVLRSTLVAALLLPSLSDAQLADTTVLPTSPVRAYLQAPRLAGARWPSIGDVASEVQRAYERVNWAPLWTDRGRPTASALGVVRFLGAVDSLGLEPRDYDAPLLDSLVRQGPFDDSTQARFEATLSVATARALSALRWGRVRQPKAYPTLSRSRAGFDLGAGVYAVSRTRDPWPVFDQAAPQWTPYRQLQAALPTARRLAADSLLDAGPVATGAVFHEAPRLRAVLVTLGVPADSATPPPPADTTLDASLARTLTRFQKSNRLKQTGAYDVPTRTRMRAILRKRVRDAELSLERWRWLPRRADGRAIIVNVPEYRLRVYDQVRGGQAPAFGMKVVVGRGVEDRFTPLFVDEVEHLIFSPFWEVPKTIAQEEIIPKLLADSTYLARNRYILVRGTSDTARALTPDSATIAKIGNGVRVRQLPGDYNSLGRIKFMLPNHLNIYLHDTNEKHFFQRDERALSHGCIRVSEPTRLAGWILEGDTAWSDDRMKKAMKAGKPETVRLDSHIPVLIVYHTAGIDDTGLLRSFRDVYKYDDELEQLLAKGYPYPR, encoded by the coding sequence GTGATTGTGGCCGTTCTTCGTTCGACGCTCGTTGCCGCTCTGCTGCTGCCGTCGCTGTCCGACGCGCAGCTGGCCGACACGACCGTGCTCCCAACGTCGCCGGTGCGTGCCTATCTCCAGGCGCCACGTCTGGCGGGGGCTCGGTGGCCGAGCATTGGCGATGTGGCGTCAGAAGTACAGCGGGCGTACGAGCGGGTCAATTGGGCGCCGCTCTGGACCGACCGCGGCCGCCCGACGGCGTCCGCGCTGGGCGTCGTGCGATTCCTCGGCGCGGTCGATTCCCTCGGACTCGAGCCGCGCGACTACGATGCGCCGCTTCTGGACTCGTTGGTGAGGCAGGGCCCGTTTGACGATTCGACGCAGGCGCGATTCGAGGCCACGCTGAGCGTCGCTACCGCGCGTGCGCTCAGTGCACTGCGCTGGGGACGCGTGCGGCAGCCCAAGGCGTATCCCACGCTCTCTCGATCGCGCGCCGGGTTTGACCTGGGTGCTGGCGTGTACGCCGTGTCGCGCACGCGGGACCCGTGGCCGGTCTTTGACCAGGCGGCACCGCAATGGACGCCGTACCGGCAGCTCCAGGCAGCGCTCCCGACTGCGCGACGCCTGGCGGCCGACTCATTGCTCGACGCGGGACCGGTCGCCACCGGCGCTGTTTTCCACGAGGCACCGCGACTGCGCGCTGTGCTGGTCACACTTGGCGTCCCGGCCGACTCCGCCACGCCGCCGCCGCCCGCCGACACCACGCTCGATGCGTCGCTCGCGCGCACGCTCACGCGGTTCCAGAAGTCCAACCGCCTCAAGCAGACGGGCGCGTACGACGTGCCCACCAGAACGCGCATGCGCGCGATCCTGCGCAAGCGCGTGCGCGACGCCGAGCTCTCGCTGGAGCGCTGGCGGTGGCTGCCGCGACGCGCGGATGGGCGCGCGATCATCGTGAACGTGCCGGAGTATCGCCTGCGCGTCTACGACCAGGTTCGCGGCGGTCAGGCGCCCGCGTTCGGGATGAAGGTCGTCGTTGGCCGTGGCGTGGAGGATCGGTTTACGCCGCTCTTCGTCGATGAGGTGGAGCATCTCATCTTCTCGCCCTTCTGGGAGGTACCGAAGACGATCGCGCAGGAGGAGATCATCCCCAAGCTGCTCGCGGATTCCACGTACCTCGCGCGCAACCGGTACATCCTCGTCCGCGGGACATCGGACACGGCCAGAGCGCTGACTCCCGACTCCGCCACGATCGCGAAGATCGGCAACGGCGTGCGCGTGCGACAACTGCCCGGGGACTACAACTCGCTCGGCCGCATCAAGTTCATGCTGCCCAACCACCTGAACATTTATCTGCACGACACGAACGAGAAGCACTTCTTCCAGCGCGATGAGCGCGCGCTGAGCCACGGGTGCATTCGCGTCTCGGAGCCAACGCGACTCGCCGGGTGGATCCTTGAGGGCGACACGGCCTGGTCGGATGATCGGATGAAGAAGGCGATGAAGGCCGGCAAGCCGGAGACCGTGCGACTCGACTCGCACATCCCTGTGCTCATCGTCTACCACACGGCCGGCATCGACGACACGGGGCTGCTCCGGTCCTTCCGGGACGTGTACAAGTACGACGACGAACTCGAGCAGTTGCTGGCGAAGGGATACCCGTATCCGCGTTAG
- a CDS encoding pyridoxal-phosphate dependent enzyme: protein MISADDIRAAERRVRSHIRHTPVWALPSPHGGPSLLAKAEHLQTTGSFKLRGAFNRLLTLSEDDRRRGVVAASSGNHGAAVAHASHVLGIEATVYVPEGASPPKVAKIRDQGARVLFVGTDGLDTEQEARRAAEASGRPYISPYNDEGVMAGQGTLAAELVRDAGPLDRVYVAVGGGGLIGGMAIYLAAASPETRVVGVLPAASPHMAVSVAAGRIVDQPTRPTLSDGTAGGIEPGAITFEACARFVHGWMTVSESEIAAAMRWWSGHSPDPIEGAAGVAIAGCLRDLDQGGRSAFVVCGGNVAPAIWDGVIAGKLPSP, encoded by the coding sequence GTGATCTCCGCGGACGACATCCGTGCGGCCGAGCGCCGCGTCCGCAGCCACATTCGTCATACCCCGGTGTGGGCCCTTCCGTCACCACACGGCGGGCCCAGTCTGCTGGCTAAGGCTGAGCACCTTCAGACCACCGGGTCCTTCAAGCTCCGAGGGGCGTTCAACCGGCTCCTCACGCTTTCGGAAGACGATCGACGCCGGGGTGTGGTGGCCGCCTCGAGCGGAAACCACGGAGCGGCCGTCGCTCACGCGTCTCATGTCCTCGGCATCGAAGCCACGGTTTACGTGCCGGAGGGAGCGTCCCCGCCCAAGGTTGCAAAGATCCGCGACCAGGGCGCGCGGGTGCTGTTCGTGGGGACCGATGGCCTGGACACCGAGCAGGAAGCTCGGCGCGCGGCGGAAGCGTCCGGCCGTCCCTACATCTCCCCGTATAACGATGAGGGGGTGATGGCGGGGCAGGGAACTCTGGCCGCGGAGCTGGTGCGGGACGCTGGCCCCCTGGACCGGGTGTACGTCGCGGTCGGCGGCGGTGGACTCATCGGCGGAATGGCGATCTACCTGGCGGCCGCCTCCCCAGAAACCCGCGTGGTCGGTGTCCTGCCAGCGGCCTCGCCTCACATGGCGGTTTCCGTCGCGGCCGGCCGGATCGTCGATCAGCCCACTCGCCCGACGCTCTCGGATGGAACCGCGGGTGGCATCGAGCCCGGCGCCATCACGTTCGAGGCCTGCGCGCGATTCGTCCACGGGTGGATGACGGTGAGCGAATCGGAAATCGCCGCGGCCATGCGCTGGTGGTCTGGCCATTCGCCGGACCCGATCGAAGGCGCCGCAGGCGTCGCCATCGCCGGCTGCCTTCGCGACCTCGATCAGGGAGGTCGCTCGGCGTTCGTGGTGTGTGGCGGCAACGTGGCGCCAGCGATCTGGGATGGTGTGATCGCTGGCAAGCTTCCGTCCCCCTGA
- a CDS encoding outer membrane beta-barrel protein produces MRPFARVSLFAAALLAPGLAHAQSAQRWSIQVSGLSVGAQGEAYEGLSGGIGLEAQVRLTPSVWSFGAGVQSSAHDLEFDDGSKETVTLAGVFFEPRRILDVGSSTFAPYLSGRVAFLQQSIDVDVQGTSVSASASGAQLNGGGGVLFRLSPRVNLDLGATYGLINFGDVEVNIPGVGNTKVEGSSGSGSNFVVRLGLAIGLGK; encoded by the coding sequence ATGCGCCCCTTCGCCCGTGTTTCCCTGTTCGCCGCCGCCCTCCTCGCGCCCGGACTCGCGCACGCCCAGTCGGCGCAACGTTGGTCGATCCAGGTCTCCGGCCTCTCGGTCGGTGCACAGGGAGAGGCCTACGAGGGCCTTTCCGGTGGTATCGGCCTGGAGGCGCAGGTTCGCCTGACGCCGAGCGTGTGGTCATTCGGCGCCGGCGTCCAGTCGTCGGCCCACGACCTCGAGTTCGATGACGGAAGCAAGGAAACGGTCACCTTGGCCGGCGTGTTCTTCGAGCCGCGGCGCATCCTCGACGTGGGGTCGAGCACCTTCGCCCCCTACCTCTCGGGCCGCGTCGCCTTTCTCCAGCAGTCCATCGACGTCGACGTCCAGGGGACATCCGTGTCGGCGTCCGCCAGCGGGGCGCAGCTCAACGGTGGCGGCGGCGTGCTCTTTCGCCTGTCGCCCCGCGTGAACCTCGACCTCGGGGCCACCTATGGCCTCATCAACTTCGGTGACGTCGAAGTCAACATCCCCGGCGTCGGCAATACCAAGGTCGAAGGCTCGTCAGGCAGCGGATCCAACTTCGTGGTCCGTCTCGGGCTGGCGATCGGTCTCGGCAAGTAA
- a CDS encoding sigma-70 family RNA polymerase sigma factor: MVEPDSGFPGRHPCLQRYVVTSSHPTSADVTRLLLELQGGNADASEQLIPLVYGELHDLAAHYMRNERSEHTLQPTALVHEAYMRLVDQRGATWQSRSHFYGVAAQAMRRILVDHARRKRAAKREGGQRVTLDAEISVEAPADRSLDLIALDDALMKLAAVEPRYAKVVELRFFGGLEIEQVAEAMQISPATVKRDWTFAKAFLQRELDA; the protein is encoded by the coding sequence ATGGTAGAGCCCGACAGCGGCTTCCCCGGCCGCCACCCCTGCCTTCAGCGGTACGTTGTGACTTCTTCCCACCCGACGTCTGCCGACGTCACCCGGCTGCTCCTCGAGCTGCAAGGGGGCAATGCCGACGCGAGCGAACAGCTCATCCCCCTGGTGTACGGCGAGTTGCACGACCTGGCCGCGCACTACATGCGGAATGAGCGCAGCGAACACACGCTGCAGCCTACCGCGTTGGTGCATGAGGCCTACATGCGGCTGGTGGACCAGCGTGGCGCGACGTGGCAGAGCCGTTCGCATTTCTACGGCGTGGCGGCGCAGGCGATGCGTCGCATTCTGGTGGACCACGCCCGCCGCAAGCGCGCCGCCAAACGCGAGGGCGGTCAGCGGGTGACGCTCGATGCCGAGATCTCGGTAGAGGCGCCAGCGGATCGGTCGCTGGACCTGATTGCACTCGACGACGCCCTGATGAAGCTGGCAGCGGTGGAGCCGCGCTACGCCAAAGTGGTCGAGCTTCGCTTCTTTGGTGGCCTCGAGATCGAGCAGGTGGCCGAGGCGATGCAGATCTCGCCGGCGACGGTGAAGCGGGATTGGACGTTTGCGAAGGCGTTCCTCCAGAGAGAGCTGGATGCCTAG
- a CDS encoding serine/threonine protein kinase: protein MTTSTRWIRVRELFDEALEVPTEAREAWVRQAVGGEDALGEEVLSLLGALDHARATLERPAANVVADSFDDSDEALLVGKRVGPYDIVRLIGYGGMGAVYEGVRADDDFAKRVAIKFLRPGMGSEVAIRRFRYERQILATLNHKNIAALHDGGVTVDGQPYFVMEYVEGTPITRYCADERLPVRERISLFRQVCAAVQHAHQQLIVHRDLKPGNILVTADGTVKLLDFGIAKLLREGEGPEQLPMTRGGVRVFTPEYASPEQVRGLALAPASDIYSLGVILFELLAGRRPFSTDGKLLAEIEREICTVPATRPSAVLTSDAATTFGDGDAQRVRRRVSGDLDAIVLTALAKEPALRYGTAEQLNTELRRWLDGHPVTARRAWLGYRMRKFVGRHRYEVAAVTLAVVALIGGIVTTARQARIARREAAKAAEVNEFITTMLSAADPGSRGRDVTVREVLDQAAKDVQRRTMDPEVEAQIRHTIGQTYNGLGLYDSSEVHARRAYELRRRVFGRLNPLTAITLSYVAAAAEARGAFVEAESLARENVAVWREMKKPDPAELATALDNLARMIEQQGRLDEAMRVKLESISIRRGADSASRASLPFSLNNVAVSYLYQGRFAEAESLTREALAMQKELTGPTSPAYGELLKSLSSVLDEQGPSAESDSLIEQAVVVMRAALGPEHPNYLRVLLNLAQHRFMLGDMRGALAAATEVVPHIGKSLSEGDATAAAILQVQGLALDSLRRFDEAEAPLRHSLALRQKFLPPDHWAIASSESVVGYHLARVGRFPEAERILIAAYRKLVDTRGADAQVTKRVAFRLAEMYGHWGRRADSVSWAAKGPA, encoded by the coding sequence ATGACCACGTCCACGCGCTGGATCCGAGTCCGTGAACTCTTTGACGAGGCCCTCGAGGTTCCAACCGAGGCGCGCGAAGCGTGGGTGCGTCAGGCTGTGGGTGGCGAGGACGCGCTGGGCGAGGAGGTGCTTTCGCTGCTCGGGGCGCTCGACCACGCCCGGGCGACCCTCGAGCGGCCAGCGGCGAACGTGGTCGCGGATTCCTTCGACGACAGCGACGAGGCGCTGCTCGTGGGAAAGCGTGTGGGTCCGTACGACATCGTGCGGCTCATCGGCTACGGCGGCATGGGCGCGGTGTACGAGGGGGTGCGCGCGGACGACGACTTTGCCAAGCGAGTCGCCATCAAGTTCCTGCGACCCGGCATGGGCTCGGAGGTGGCGATCCGTCGCTTTCGCTACGAGCGGCAGATCCTCGCCACGCTGAACCACAAGAACATCGCGGCGCTGCACGACGGCGGCGTGACGGTCGACGGGCAGCCCTACTTCGTGATGGAGTACGTCGAGGGCACGCCCATCACCCGATACTGCGCGGACGAACGGCTCCCCGTACGCGAACGGATCTCCCTGTTTCGGCAGGTGTGCGCCGCGGTGCAGCACGCACACCAGCAACTCATCGTGCATCGCGACCTCAAGCCGGGCAACATCCTGGTGACGGCCGATGGCACGGTGAAGCTGCTCGATTTCGGCATCGCCAAGCTGTTGCGCGAGGGCGAGGGGCCGGAGCAGTTGCCGATGACGCGCGGCGGCGTGCGGGTGTTCACGCCCGAATACGCGTCGCCGGAGCAGGTGCGAGGCCTGGCGCTCGCCCCAGCGAGCGACATCTATTCGTTAGGCGTGATCCTCTTCGAGCTGCTGGCCGGTCGGCGACCCTTTTCCACCGACGGCAAGCTGCTGGCCGAGATCGAGCGCGAGATCTGCACGGTGCCGGCAACGCGTCCCTCGGCGGTGCTCACCAGCGACGCGGCGACGACGTTCGGCGACGGTGATGCGCAGCGCGTGAGACGCCGCGTCAGCGGTGACCTCGACGCCATCGTCCTCACGGCGCTGGCCAAGGAGCCGGCCCTGCGCTACGGGACGGCCGAGCAGCTGAACACGGAGCTGCGCCGGTGGCTCGACGGCCACCCGGTGACGGCGCGCCGCGCCTGGCTCGGCTACCGCATGCGGAAGTTCGTCGGTCGTCACCGCTACGAGGTCGCGGCAGTGACCCTGGCGGTCGTCGCCCTCATCGGTGGCATCGTGACCACCGCGCGCCAGGCCCGCATCGCGCGCAGGGAAGCCGCCAAGGCGGCCGAGGTCAACGAATTCATCACGACGATGTTGTCGGCCGCGGACCCGGGCAGCCGCGGCCGCGACGTCACGGTGCGCGAAGTCCTGGACCAGGCGGCCAAGGACGTGCAGCGGCGCACGATGGACCCGGAGGTCGAAGCGCAGATCCGCCACACGATCGGCCAGACGTACAACGGCCTCGGCCTGTACGACTCCTCGGAAGTCCACGCGAGGCGCGCGTACGAGTTGAGACGGCGGGTGTTCGGCCGGCTCAATCCGCTGACGGCCATCACACTGAGTTATGTCGCCGCGGCGGCCGAGGCACGGGGGGCCTTTGTGGAGGCCGAGTCGCTGGCGCGCGAAAACGTGGCGGTATGGCGGGAGATGAAGAAGCCGGACCCCGCGGAACTGGCCACCGCACTCGACAACCTGGCGCGGATGATCGAGCAGCAGGGGCGGCTCGACGAGGCAATGCGCGTGAAGCTCGAGTCGATCAGCATCCGACGTGGCGCCGACTCCGCCAGCCGGGCCAGCCTGCCGTTTTCGCTGAACAACGTGGCGGTGTCGTACCTCTACCAGGGGCGTTTCGCAGAGGCCGAGTCGCTCACGCGCGAGGCGCTGGCCATGCAGAAGGAGCTGACCGGCCCGACGAGTCCGGCCTATGGCGAGTTGCTCAAGAGCCTGTCCTCGGTGCTGGACGAGCAGGGGCCGAGCGCCGAGTCGGACAGCCTCATCGAGCAGGCGGTGGTGGTGATGCGGGCGGCGCTTGGGCCCGAACACCCGAACTACCTGCGGGTGCTCCTCAACCTGGCACAGCACCGGTTCATGCTGGGCGACATGAGGGGGGCGCTGGCCGCGGCCACCGAAGTCGTGCCGCACATCGGGAAGTCGCTCTCCGAGGGGGACGCCACGGCGGCGGCGATCCTCCAGGTGCAGGGTCTCGCGCTCGATTCACTCAGGCGATTCGACGAGGCCGAGGCACCGCTCCGTCACTCGCTGGCCTTGCGGCAGAAGTTCCTCCCGCCGGACCACTGGGCGATCGCCTCGTCGGAGTCCGTAGTTGGCTACCATCTCGCGCGGGTCGGGCGCTTTCCCGAGGCGGAGCGGATCCTGATCGCCGCCTACCGCAAGCTGGTGGACACGCGCGGCGCCGATGCCCAGGTGACCAAGCGGGTCGCGTTTCGCCTTGCCGAGATGTACGGTCACTGGGGGCGGCGGGCCGACTCGGTGAGCTGGGCAGCCAAGGGGCCGGCCTAG